In Leptospira montravelensis, the genomic window GAGAAATAAAAATCTTCTTTGTTAATAATTCTTCTGTAACATTAATTATTTCCTTATTCTCTTCCAACAACCTTCCACTTAACGCGATGATTCCTTTGAATTTATCTGGATAAAGTAAGCCCAAAGAATAAGACATGATGGCTCCTTGGCTAAAACCACCAATCCAAACATTGGATTCATCAAATTGGTAATTTGATTTTAGATAAACCAAAAACTCTAATAATAACTTTCTACTTTGTCTTTCTTGTTCTAAGTTAATCTTAGGTTGGCCGGCTGTGAATAATACTTCATACCAACCGTAACTATTAGGGCCTAAAATTAAAGGGCCACGGAGAGAAACAACGAGAAAAGAATCTGGTAGATAATTTGATAAGGAAAACAAATCTTCTTCATTACTACCAACTCCATGTAACAATAAGAGGAGAGGGGGTTTTTCGATCGAAACTTTAGGTTTTCGAATTAAGAATTCTAATGGTTTTTCCATGTTTATTTATACCTTAGTCCTCGTCCGTTTCTATTAAGAATCTAATCTTACAGAAGTCATTGTCAATGCTCCTGCCACTGGTTTATCATTAAAAAATGATACGGTGTCAGAATCAAATTTTGTTCCTAATGTGTATAACAATGGCAAATAGTGTTCCGCTGTTGGGATGGCCCATTCAAATTCTTTTCCATGATTTCGTATTTGAATTAATGAATCATAATCTCCCGACAAAATCCAATCTTTAACTTTTTGATTCACTTCAAGAGCCCAGTCAAATCCATATACATCGTTTAATCTGTCCCAGGCCACCATACGCAAGTTATGTACAATATTCCCACTGGCAAGAATAAGTATACCTTGGTTTCGAAGCGAAGATAATTCTTTAGCTAGCTGAAAATGATCTTCAAGCGATGTTTTATAATCCATACTTAACTGAACTATAGGAATATCTGCATTTGGATAAATATGTTTAATCACACTCCAAGCTCCGTGATCCAATCCCCATTCATAATCTAATTTTACATTTTGAGTTTTTACCAACGACTGAACTATTTTTGCAAGTTCAGGGCTACCAGGAGCAGGGTATTGTACATCAAATAATGCTTTTGGAAAGCCACCAAAGTCATGTATGGTGGAAGGATTTTCCATTGCAGTTACAAATGTCCCATCGGTTACCCAATGCGCAGAAATACAAAGAATGGCCTTAGGTTTCGGAATAGTTTTACCCAAATTACGTAAACCTTCCACAAATTCATTTTCTTCAATGGCATTCATCGGGCTGCCATGTCCTAAAAAAAGAGAAGGAAGTATGGTGGAATTTTTCAAAAAATTTGAATTCTCTTTAATTTCTGCTGAGCTCATTTTGTATTCGGAATTTTGTCATTCCGACCCTCTCTTTGGATAGTTTAATATTAAATCATTTATTGTCAATCTATTCTTATCTTCGAAAACTGAAATTTGTCCTTTTTATAGCAGACGAATCGTTGCAAAGCAGATCTGATTAAGATAAAGAGGTTTTATAGTTATGAAAGCAATAAAATGGAATTTAGGATTTGGTTTTATGAGTTGGTTTGTGCCGTTTTTTATCTCAATTTTCTTTTTTTCAAAAGAAGGTTCGCTGCAAATAGACTTATTTCTTTTCAAAACAATTATGATTGTTGTTGGATCTCTAAGTGGTTGTTTTTTATTGTTTCGATATTTTTTGTTAGTTGATTCTAATTATATAAAAGAAGGAATCATCATTGGGATTTCTTGGATTTTGCTTAACTGGATTTTAGACATACTAATATTACTGCCAATGTCTAAAATGCCAATAGATGTTTACTTTATTCAAATCGGATTTCGTTATCTTTCAATACTGTTTTTTGCAATAACATTGGGCGCCATATTAGAGAAAAAAACTCAATCGAAATGATAATTTCAAAAATCATCTTAAACAAAATTATCTTTTGAAAAACTGGATTCCAAAATGTCAAATCTTCCTATGCTCGCTATTTTGAAATCAGAGATTTCTATTCTATCTTTAGAGAAACCATTGCTCTACCTTATGTTATCATTGTTAATTGATAATTTTTATGAATGAAGAAACAAATTTAAACTTAATCGAAACCCAATTAAATGCCTATAACAATAAAGACATACATTTGTTTCTAGAATGTTGGGATAAAAATGCAAAAATATTCCTCCATCCGGATACTTTGTTAGCAGATGGAATTGATCAAATTAAAGATAGGCATATAATTCGATTTCAGGAGCCAGACCTTTTTGCAAAATTAATTTCTAGAACTTCCTTCAACGGGAAAATTGTAGACCATGAAATGGTTACTAGAAATTTTCCTGAAGGAAAAGGAACAATTGAAGTATTAGCCATTTATGAAATCGAAAATGTAAGAATAATCAAGGCTTGGTTTTTATTGGGAGAACCAAAATTCTAAGTTAGAGTTTATTAAAGCATGAACCATTGTTGACCCGAGGTTTCTATTCCCAAGAGAATCGAATCTCGATTTTCCTTTTCTTTCAATAATTTATTATTGTAAGATTGTTATTACCATTTAGATTATTTCGTTTAACCTGATAGATTTCAAGAAAAATGAATAATTTAACAAAGTGATTTGAGGAAATATCTATGGCAGCGCCAAAGAAGAAGAAAAGCAGCAAAACAAAGATAATAAATAAAAAATTAGATTATCGAGCCAATCCTACTCACAGCATTTCCCCTTTTCTTATGTTTAACGCAAACATCGAAGAGGTTGCAAAGTTTTATGCATCTGTTTTTAAAAAATCCAAAATTATTACTGCGAACCCCATGCAAGGAGAGTTCATTTTAAACGGACAAAAGTTTAAGGCATACAATGGTGGACCAGATTTTAAGTTCACCTGGGGAGTTTCGTTTATGATCAGTGTAGAAACTCAAAAAGAAGTAGATTATTATTGGAACGCACTTTTATCCAATGGCGGTAAAGAAAGTATGTGCGGCTGGCTTCAAGATCAATTTGGTATGTATTGGCAAGTAACTCCGAAAATTCTTTTACAACTCATTTCGCACAAAGATCCAATCAAAGCAGAACGTGCCACGCAAGCCATGTTAAAAATGAAAAAAATAGACATAGCTACATTAAAAGAAGCAGTAAGCTAATCTGTATCATTGTTAATCACAAATAAAAAAATTTCTGATACTGATTTGGAATCTGCTTTAATCATTTGGGATTTTCTCACTCAAATAGATGATCTTAATAAAGCAGATTTAATTTTTGTCCTATGTAGCCATGACATTAGAATTGCAAAGTATGCAGTAGATCTATACAAAAATGGTTATGCAAATCGAATTTTATTTTCGGGGGGACTTAACTTTTTTACTAAAAATATATTCACTGATTCGGAGGCTGATTCTTTTGCAAAGTTTGCAACGAATGAAGGCATACCTATACAAGATGTATTCATCGAAAATCAATCTACCAACACAGGTGAAAATATTCAATTCACTAAATCTTTGTTAAACAAAATGAATATTAAGGTAAACTCGGTAATTGCGATTCAAAAACCTTCTATGACTTTAAGAATTAGGTTGGCTTTAGACAAACAATGGCCAGAGAACCAATTTAGAATTTCTGCGCCTAACTACTCATTAATGGAAGCCCCTCATAAATATATCAATCTTTATATGATTATAAACGAAACTGTTGGTGATTTACAAAGAATTATTGTAAACTCGAAATTAGGTTTTCAATCTGAAACCTCTATTCCTGAATCCGTTGAATCTGCTTTTAAATATCTAATTTCCCGAAAATATAACTTACATTTAATTCGATGACTAAAAAATAACCTTGAGGAACTATTTCAAAATGAATAAAAATCAAATTTCTGTTCTCTTAATTATTTCTTTAAATTTTCTTTTTCCATTTAAAACTGAGGCAATCAATTTAAACAAAAATACAATCAAACTTGAGTGTCAAAAAAAACTACTAGGTGTATTTGAATATACTTACCCAATTGCGGGTAAATTTAATATTACTGATGTAAAAATTATTTATACTAAAAACAAAATTTATACTTTTAGAGAATATCCAAATTTCTATTTTGTAGAATGTATCGAATGGGTAGATTCGTGTACCTACAAAACATACAAATGTGAGCTTCACGATCCTATTCTTGATGAAAAAACTGAAGATACTACCACCTCAGTAGAACAATTCACTCAAATTGTTGGTAATAAATTTTATTTCAAAAGATTTAAAAACCAAAAACTCACAAATGAAGGCTATATCAGAAAAACTTCAAATGATATACCCATTGAATTTCGATAAATTCAAACTTTTTATTTAAAAGAATTGATTAGAATCGAAATTAAACAGCTGTTACTTGTTTTTCAGAAATCAAATTGTATTTTAATTTAATTTGATCTATTTTTTCTTCCATTGACTTCCATAAAGAATCTTTTTCTGGATGGAAGGTACAAAGCACACCCTGTCTCACCAAATCTATAATTTCATCGATTGAAAAATCTAAAAACCGATAGAGTTTAAAAAATTCATACGTAAGATTAACATTAAAGATATCTGGATCATCCGTATTGATACACAACATCAAACCTTGGTCGTAATAATAGCGAACTGGATGGTTTTGTTCCTTACGAACATATTTTCCAGTAAACACATTGGAAGTTACACAAATCTCTATTGGAATTTTGTTTTCCTTCATGTAACGAACAAGCTCTGGATCTTGGATCGCAGAAGTGCCGTGACCAATTCTTTCTGCCTTACAGAGATTGACCGCATCCCAAATCGCCCAAGGTCCATCATCTTCACCAGAGTGAGCGACACATCGTAAACCAGATTCTCGTGCTACCTTAAAAACTTCCGAATAATCTTTAGCAGGTCCCATAAGTTCAGCACCGCCAAGTCCAATTCCTATGACTTCTTTATGTTTTAATCCCAATACTCGTTTGAGATTGTTCATCGCATTTTCTGGACCGAAAGAACGAGACACGTCAACTAACAAACGAATGGTGATTCCATCTTTGACTTCGATTTGACGAATGCGATTGACCATCACTTCTACCATTTCATCAAAATCCAATCCATTTTGAATGAACTTAGACGGAGCAAAGAATGCCTCACAGTAAACAATGTTATTTGAACGTAAATAATCAGCTAAACTATCAATAAAATATCCGAGGTCTGAGGCTTCTTTTACTGCACCTTGAACAAAGAAAAATACTTGGATGAATCCATTTAAATCTTTAAAATTATATTTGTCTTCGAACTCTTTGTCGGTTACTTCGATACCATTCTTTTTATAAAGAAACTTTAAGGTTTCCTTATTAACGCAAGCTTCCAAATGGAGGTGCACTTCCGTTTTGGGAATTTCGCGAATGAAATTAATGACATCCTGTTCATTCGGATGTGGGACAGACAAATCCCCAGCAAGTAAGGATTTCCTTTCTTTAAGAACCGAAGGTTCTGCGGCTTGCTCCAACCCTTCTTTGGACAAGAGCCAAAGTGGGGGATGGAGGATTGGAAGCTCCATCAAGGAAACCCGCTCGTTTAAAAGCGTATTTATTTGTTTATCAAAAGTAAGTTGGATGGTTGGAGAGTACGGCCTGTCAGCCGGTAGCCGACTTTTTAGGCGATTGAGCTCTGCAATGTCACGGTCAATGACTGCAATACGATTTAGAATCTCAGAAAAAGGAACTTCCATGTTCCAGGAAAGAATGGGTAAATGAGTGGGTATCTACAAGTAGATTTTTAAAGACCAGGTGAAAATCCCTATTTAGGTTTGAAAAATCCCGTCGATAGGATGTTCGGGGGCGGAAAAGACTGGAAATTTTTTCCGAATTATGTCGTATAAATGAATATGCTCACATCTCGCAAAACCTTTCTACCGTTTGCACTTCCATCAATTTCCGAGGATGCTATTGAAGAAGTTGCCCAAGTTTTACGATCTGGTTGGGTTACTTCCGGCCCCAAAGTCAAACAGTTTGAGATGGAGTTTGGCGACTTTGTTGGTAGTAAAGAAGCCATTGCGGTGAATTCCGCCACTGCCGGCTTACATTTAGCCTTAGAAGCCATTGGCCTAACTTCTGAGGACGCAGCAATAACCAGTTCAGTTACTTTTACAGCGACTACAGAAGTGATTTGTTATTTCGGTGCCGAGCCAATTTTAACTGATGTTGATAGCATTCACAATCTAATGACACCAGAAACGTTAAAGGAAACCATTGAATCCAAATGCAAATGGAATGGGAAAGAACTCAAAAGTAAAAAAACCGGAAAACACATCAAGGCAATTATGCCAGTCCATTTAGCAGGGCATACATGCGATATGGAAGGACTTCTCAAAATCGCAAAAGAATATAATTTGTATGTTATCGAAGATGCAGCTCATGCATTTCCGGCAGTTCATAAAAATAAAATGATCGGAAACTGGGGCGATTTCACAGTGTTTAGTTTTTACGCAACAAAAGGAATCACAACAGGAGAAGGAGGGATGGTCACCACTTCTCATAAAGAGGCAGCTGAACGAATTCGTAAAATGCGACTTCATGGTATTAACCGTGATGCGTTTAACAGACCGGGTTGGTACTACGAAGTAGTTGATGCAGGATATAAATACAATATGACCGACATTGCCGCTGCCTTGGGTGTTGTGCAGTTAAAAGAATCTCACGGATTTTGGGAACGTAGGACAGAAATTGCAAAACATTACAACCAAGAGTTTTCTTCCCTTAAAGGAATTAAACTTCCAAAAGAAGATCCAAATGGAATTCATAGTTGGCATCTCTATCGAATTGAATTAGATCCAAAAATTGCGAAAGTAGGACGCGATACATTAGTAGAAGAATTAAAAGAGAGAAATATTGGAACAAGCCTACATTTCATTCCTATCTTCGAACACCCATATTATAAAAAAACCTTTCAATACAATCGCAAAGAATATCCAAATGCTTGTTCTATGTATGACAAATCAGTATCTTTACCTTTGTTTGCTGGAATGACGAAATCTGATGAAAAAGATGTGATAGATGCTGTAAAAGATATCTTGGGATAAAAATTAATTAGAAGTTATCATTATCCGGTTTTGATAAAACTCCGGATCGTACAACTTTAACAGATCAATTAATCCTAATACAAAGTCAGTATCAGTTCCATCTGCCTTTCTACGAATCCAAAATCCAACAAGTTCTTTTACTACTTGAGCATCAATGGTTTCATCTCCCTTTCTATATACAAATCGTGATGATTCTTCAGGGTCTTCATTGTCGGTAAAAGCAGGATACAAAAATAAAATGAATCGATCTAAGTAGTAAGGATCCAATCTATTTTCTTCCACTAACATCAAGTAACGATCTGCTTCTTTTTTAAAAAATTTGGGGTTCGAATCAAGTTTTTGGTAAACAACAAAAAACTCACGTGCAATATTTCGAAGCGAAAGTTCGTAAATTGGTAAAGTTATCGTATACAAAGATTTGTTAGTTTTTGCGGGAAGTAGGAACTCTCTTAGTTTTATAGGAAATTCAGGATGATAATGTCCAAAGTCATTTGGTGAGTTCAATTCTAAATAATATTTTGTATGCGGGCCGGATACAAAAATTGGAATTCCAAGGTATTCCGAAAGTTTACGAAAACTTAAAATCGTTTGGATTTTACAATAAAACTTGTGATAAGAAATTTCCTTATCACAAGATAATCCTAATTTTGGATATTGTATCCAAGTAGATTCAACTAGATCTCGAAATTTTGTTTCCATTTCTAATGTTTTATCTACAAACAAGGAATCTACTTTTTGTCCCAGTGCAGAACAGGCCAATAGACAGATAACTGATAGCCTACTTAATCTTATAAGTGATTTCTGCAGGCAAATTTTCCCATTCAGAATTGGCATCTTTACGAAAGTATACAGGAGAAACGGATGGTTTGGAATTCAAACTTTGGAATAAAATTAAGTCAGTTTCTTTTTTTTCAAAATATCGTTTGTCCGTATTACTGCCCAAACCCAAATCTGCAATGGGGATCCAACCATAACTTAAAAGAAAAATAGATACTGAATCTTGAATGGATTTTGGTTTTCCTTTTTCAAAACGAATCATTCGAAATGGCTGGATAGGAACTCCCATTTCTTTCATTTTTTCTTTAAAATCATTTAAACTAATACTAGTTTGACGAGCCTGGAAAATCGCGTCCAAATAATCTCTTGGTAAAAATTTTAACTCTTCATTGGTTTTTTCATAAAAAGAAGTAACATCATTTGGATACGCTGCTTCTTTATCTAAGTATTCATCTGTTACGTAATATTTGATAAACTGATTTTTTGACGAAAACTTATACTTAATGATTTGTTCTCCCGGTAAATCTTCGATGGATAACTTTTTCAGATGTACCCGATTTCTTTGAATGAAAGAGGGTTGGTAAGTTCCATCTGTAAATTTAACACCACGTATTCTTTGTTGTTCATTTGAAGGTGGATGGAGGATGGCAATCTGAGCTTTGGAAAGAGAAACAGAGTCTAGTTTGAATTTTAAAGATACTTCCAAATTGTATTCTTCTTCACCAGAGGCAATGAACCTTTCTGTTTCAATGAAGGGAATATTTTTGATTTCTTTATTTTCTCGGTCAACAACCCAGAGTTTTGAACCACTTAACAAAACTCCACGTATCGAACGTAAGTTTGTTTTAATAGAACCTGTAATTTTCCCTGTTTTGGTATCATATCGATAGATACTATTATCTGCTGAATCAGATATCCATAAGGAATCTCTCCCATAACAGATATCACGTGGTCTTGTGCGGTCTGTAAAAAATCCACCGATCATAAGAGAGGAAGACTGGTCATAAATTTGCACTTTTCCGGAATCCAAATCTAAAATATAATAATAATTTCCTACACTTGCAATTCCAGCCACGTTAGAGAGTGGGATTTGGATTTTGTCTGTTATCCCCCCTGAGTTAGGATCCAATTTTAAAATCTGTTTTGGGGCTACTACTAGGAGTTTGCCTTCTCGTGTATCAAAACTAATGCCACGAAGGTTTGCTAGACCTAAATTAAAAATCTCTTGTTCCCCGATTTCGTTGATTTTTATAATCGCACGCCTGTTAGTATCAATGTACCAAAAATTGACTCCGTCCCAAGCAAGACCATAAGCTTTATCAGTAAGTTTGTATTCTTTACTCTCTTGAGCAAAAATTCCAGAGGAAATAAATATCAGTAAAAATATTAAAAAACGAATCATTAATTGAACCCGATGTTATTGGTTATCAGACGAAAAATATCCATGAGTAAAGAAGATTCTTCCAATTCGGATCCTAAGATGATTGGTTTTGGTACGAAAATTACTAGGAATGATACTAACATGATAACACCAAAATAAAAACGCGTTTTTCCAATTCCAACAACGGAATCACGTATGAAAGGATGTTCCACTTTAACCACATAATAAATAATGAAACCCCAAAGTAACCAGGTAAAATGAATTAATGCAAATACCAGAAAAGCAGAGAATAGGATATGAATCCATTTTCGGTAACTTTCGCCAAACATAGAATAAATGACATGGCCACCGTCTAATTGTCCAAAGGGCAGTAAATTTACTGCCGTAATTAAAAGACCTACCCATCCTGCTTTTGCCAAGGGGTGAGCCTGAATATCCATTGTAGAAAAATCGATAGGCCCTAATATCCACTGACTCGTAAAATAAGTGAACAGACTATCTCCAAAAAACAAAAAACCTGACCTGTCAAAATTTGCCGGTATTTCTATTACTTTCGAAAGGCTAATTCCAACCAACCAAGCAATCATCGAAAGTACTAAACTTGCCGTTGGTCCACCAATCCCAATATCGAATAATACTTTTTTATCGGGAATCTGCTGTTTAATTTGGATGACCGCGCCCATAGTTCCAATGGGACCCACAGGTAATGGAATAAAATAAGGCCATGTCGCTTTGACACCATAAAACCGAGCCGGTAAATAATGTCCCATTTCATGCGCTAATAAAATGAAAAGAAGTGACACGGAATAGGGCCAATTCTCTAAAAACATTAGTTTATAATTCTCTAATGTTTGAGGCACTTGTGGATTTAAAAAGATATCAGAATAAGTTAAGGTAAAAAATGTGAGAATGAATAAAAGGATGTGTAATGTTTTTTTTGATTCCAAATTCGGAACAACCTAGAAATTTATTTCTACTCGAAAGGATAAATAACTGAGTAATAGAATCAATGATAAACCCAGTCTTTATCAGAAATTTGAATCAATCTTTAGACTCTGAACTAGATTCAGATGCAAACTCAGTTTTTGATCTTTTGGAAAAACTGTGTCATTTCCGATAACATTGACAAAGTTGATTCGTTTTGGTAAAGCTTGCGATGGGAAAATCTTCTTCCTAAATTTGGGTCATTTCAATCCACTGAACAAGTGGATTTTCTGTACGCTCTCCAAACTTTAGTTCCATTAAATCTTTCCCAACTCTTGGAAAAGTTGACTCGTCTAAATAGTAATTCTAAAACCATTTAATCAATGTTTGAAAATATAAAAATTATCAAAAAATTTGACCCTGCGGCAAAATCCTATTTGGAAATTGTCCTTTGTTACCCTGGTCTCCATGCCCTTTGGCTTCATAAATTTGCACATTTACTCTATAGACTTCGCTT contains:
- a CDS encoding alpha/beta hydrolase, translating into MEKPLEFLIRKPKVSIEKPPLLLLLHGVGSNEEDLFSLSNYLPDSFLVVSLRGPLILGPNSYGWYEVLFTAGQPKINLEQERQSRKLLLEFLVYLKSNYQFDESNVWIGGFSQGAIMSYSLGLLYPDKFKGIIALSGRLLEENKEIINVTEELLTKKIFISHGTNDRVLSIEYARSVRQYLESIGIRPHYHEYEEGHSINREMLKDLIEWLEKNL
- the ygiD gene encoding 4,5-DOPA dioxygenase extradiol, producing the protein MSSAEIKENSNFLKNSTILPSLFLGHGSPMNAIEENEFVEGLRNLGKTIPKPKAILCISAHWVTDGTFVTAMENPSTIHDFGGFPKALFDVQYPAPGSPELAKIVQSLVKTQNVKLDYEWGLDHGAWSVIKHIYPNADIPIVQLSMDYKTSLEDHFQLAKELSSLRNQGILILASGNIVHNLRMVAWDRLNDVYGFDWALEVNQKVKDWILSGDYDSLIQIRNHGKEFEWAIPTAEHYLPLLYTLGTKFDSDTVSFFNDKPVAGALTMTSVRLDS
- a CDS encoding steroid delta-isomerase encodes the protein MNEETNLNLIETQLNAYNNKDIHLFLECWDKNAKIFLHPDTLLADGIDQIKDRHIIRFQEPDLFAKLISRTSFNGKIVDHEMVTRNFPEGKGTIEVLAIYEIENVRIIKAWFLLGEPKF
- a CDS encoding VOC family protein, with translation MAAPKKKKSSKTKIINKKLDYRANPTHSISPFLMFNANIEEVAKFYASVFKKSKIITANPMQGEFILNGQKFKAYNGGPDFKFTWGVSFMISVETQKEVDYYWNALLSNGGKESMCGWLQDQFGMYWQVTPKILLQLISHKDPIKAERATQAMLKMKKIDIATLKEAVS
- a CDS encoding YdcF family protein, which encodes MLITNKKISDTDLESALIIWDFLTQIDDLNKADLIFVLCSHDIRIAKYAVDLYKNGYANRILFSGGLNFFTKNIFTDSEADSFAKFATNEGIPIQDVFIENQSTNTGENIQFTKSLLNKMNIKVNSVIAIQKPSMTLRIRLALDKQWPENQFRISAPNYSLMEAPHKYINLYMIINETVGDLQRIIVNSKLGFQSETSIPESVESAFKYLISRKYNLHLIR
- the add gene encoding adenosine deaminase — protein: MEVPFSEILNRIAVIDRDIAELNRLKSRLPADRPYSPTIQLTFDKQINTLLNERVSLMELPILHPPLWLLSKEGLEQAAEPSVLKERKSLLAGDLSVPHPNEQDVINFIREIPKTEVHLHLEACVNKETLKFLYKKNGIEVTDKEFEDKYNFKDLNGFIQVFFFVQGAVKEASDLGYFIDSLADYLRSNNIVYCEAFFAPSKFIQNGLDFDEMVEVMVNRIRQIEVKDGITIRLLVDVSRSFGPENAMNNLKRVLGLKHKEVIGIGLGGAELMGPAKDYSEVFKVARESGLRCVAHSGEDDGPWAIWDAVNLCKAERIGHGTSAIQDPELVRYMKENKIPIEICVTSNVFTGKYVRKEQNHPVRYYYDQGLMLCINTDDPDIFNVNLTYEFFKLYRFLDFSIDEIIDLVRQGVLCTFHPEKDSLWKSMEEKIDQIKLKYNLISEKQVTAV
- a CDS encoding DegT/DnrJ/EryC1/StrS family aminotransferase, whose protein sequence is MLTSRKTFLPFALPSISEDAIEEVAQVLRSGWVTSGPKVKQFEMEFGDFVGSKEAIAVNSATAGLHLALEAIGLTSEDAAITSSVTFTATTEVICYFGAEPILTDVDSIHNLMTPETLKETIESKCKWNGKELKSKKTGKHIKAIMPVHLAGHTCDMEGLLKIAKEYNLYVIEDAAHAFPAVHKNKMIGNWGDFTVFSFYATKGITTGEGGMVTTSHKEAAERIRKMRLHGINRDAFNRPGWYYEVVDAGYKYNMTDIAAALGVVQLKESHGFWERRTEIAKHYNQEFSSLKGIKLPKEDPNGIHSWHLYRIELDPKIAKVGRDTLVEELKERNIGTSLHFIPIFEHPYYKKTFQYNRKEYPNACSMYDKSVSLPLFAGMTKSDEKDVIDAVKDILG
- a CDS encoding site-2 protease family protein, giving the protein MESKKTLHILLFILTFFTLTYSDIFLNPQVPQTLENYKLMFLENWPYSVSLLFILLAHEMGHYLPARFYGVKATWPYFIPLPVGPIGTMGAVIQIKQQIPDKKVLFDIGIGGPTASLVLSMIAWLVGISLSKVIEIPANFDRSGFLFFGDSLFTYFTSQWILGPIDFSTMDIQAHPLAKAGWVGLLITAVNLLPFGQLDGGHVIYSMFGESYRKWIHILFSAFLVFALIHFTWLLWGFIIYYVVKVEHPFIRDSVVGIGKTRFYFGVIMLVSFLVIFVPKPIILGSELEESSLLMDIFRLITNNIGFN